From the genome of Halobellus litoreus, one region includes:
- the rqcH gene encoding ribosome rescue protein RqcH, producing the protein MDPKRELTSVDLAALVTELNRYEGAKVDKAYLYGDDLLRFRMRDFDRGRVELILEVGDTKRAHVADPDHVPDAPGRPPNFAMMLRNRLSGADFAGVEQFEFDRILVFEFERDDEDTRIVVELFGQGNVAVLDETGEVVQSLETVRLKSRTVAPGAQYEFPSSRLDPLTVGYEAFVRNMADSDTDVVRTLATQLNLGGLYAEEVCTRAGVEKTTPIGDATEEEFRALHDALDDLRTRLRSGEFDPRVYVDDDGAVVDATPFPLKEHEREGLDSQAYDSFNEALDEYFYRLETEEASEAEEPGSARPDFQAEIEKKKRIIDQQEGAIEGFEQQAETERRRAELLYANYDLVDEVLSTVREARGNGVPWDEIRETLDAGAERGIPAAEAVVDVDGAEGTVTIELDGTDVEVDVDDGVEKNADRLYTEAKRIEEKKEGALAAIENTREELEAVKKRRDEWEADEGDDEGQTEEADGDDEAEFEDRDWLAMESIPIRRSEEWYERFRWFHTADGFLVIGGRNADQNEEIVTKYLNKHDLFFHTQAHGGPVTIVKATGPSEPSEAVEFPESTKEQAAQFAVSYSSTWKEGRYAGEAYMVTPDQVSKTPESGEYIEKGSFVIRGDRTYFRDVAAEVAVGIQCEGETRVLGGPPAAIEDRVATSIRVQPGRYAQNDAAKMLYREFKDRFTDQSFLRKVASPDKIQEFLPPGGSEIVDE; encoded by the coding sequence ATGGACCCGAAGCGGGAACTCACGAGCGTCGACCTGGCCGCCCTCGTCACCGAACTGAACCGGTACGAGGGGGCGAAGGTCGACAAGGCCTACCTCTACGGCGACGACCTGCTCCGCTTCCGGATGCGCGACTTCGACCGCGGTCGCGTGGAACTGATTTTGGAGGTCGGCGACACGAAGCGGGCGCACGTCGCCGATCCCGACCACGTCCCCGACGCGCCGGGGCGGCCGCCGAACTTCGCGATGATGCTGCGGAACCGACTCTCCGGAGCAGACTTCGCGGGCGTCGAGCAGTTCGAGTTCGACCGCATCCTCGTCTTCGAGTTCGAGCGCGACGACGAGGACACGAGGATCGTCGTCGAACTGTTCGGGCAGGGCAACGTCGCCGTCCTCGACGAGACCGGCGAGGTCGTCCAGAGCCTCGAAACCGTCCGGCTGAAGTCCAGGACGGTCGCACCGGGGGCGCAGTACGAGTTCCCCTCCTCGCGGCTGGACCCGCTGACGGTCGGCTACGAGGCGTTCGTGCGGAATATGGCCGACTCCGACACCGACGTCGTGCGGACGCTCGCGACGCAGTTGAACCTCGGCGGCCTCTACGCCGAGGAGGTCTGCACCCGCGCGGGCGTAGAGAAGACGACCCCGATAGGGGACGCCACCGAAGAGGAGTTCCGCGCGCTCCACGACGCGCTCGACGACCTTCGGACCAGACTCCGCTCCGGGGAGTTCGACCCCCGCGTCTACGTCGACGACGACGGTGCGGTCGTCGACGCGACGCCGTTCCCGCTGAAGGAACACGAGCGGGAAGGACTCGACAGCCAAGCCTACGACTCGTTCAACGAGGCGCTCGACGAGTACTTCTACCGACTGGAGACCGAGGAGGCGTCCGAGGCGGAAGAGCCGGGGAGCGCGCGCCCGGATTTCCAGGCCGAGATCGAGAAGAAAAAGCGAATCATCGACCAGCAGGAGGGCGCGATCGAGGGGTTCGAACAGCAGGCCGAGACCGAGCGCCGCCGCGCCGAACTGCTGTACGCGAACTACGACCTCGTCGACGAGGTGCTCTCGACCGTTCGCGAGGCCCGCGGGAACGGCGTCCCGTGGGACGAGATCCGCGAGACGCTCGACGCGGGGGCCGAACGGGGGATCCCGGCGGCCGAGGCCGTCGTCGACGTCGACGGCGCGGAGGGGACAGTCACGATCGAACTCGACGGCACCGACGTGGAAGTCGACGTCGACGACGGCGTCGAGAAGAACGCCGACCGCCTCTACACCGAGGCCAAGCGGATCGAGGAGAAGAAGGAGGGCGCGCTCGCGGCGATCGAGAACACGCGGGAGGAACTCGAAGCCGTCAAGAAGCGGCGCGACGAGTGGGAGGCCGACGAGGGAGACGACGAAGGTCAGACGGAGGAAGCGGACGGAGACGACGAGGCAGAGTTCGAGGACCGCGATTGGCTCGCGATGGAGTCGATCCCGATTCGGCGCTCCGAGGAGTGGTACGAGCGGTTCCGCTGGTTCCACACGGCCGACGGCTTCCTCGTCATCGGCGGCCGCAACGCCGATCAGAACGAGGAGATCGTCACCAAGTACCTGAACAAGCACGACCTGTTCTTCCACACGCAGGCCCACGGCGGCCCGGTGACGATCGTGAAGGCGACGGGGCCCTCCGAGCCCTCCGAGGCGGTCGAATTCCCCGAATCCACGAAGGAGCAGGCCGCTCAGTTCGCCGTCTCCTACTCTTCGACCTGGAAGGAGGGTCGATACGCCGGCGAGGCGTATATGGTGACGCCCGATCAGGTGTCGAAGACCCCGGAGTCCGGCGAGTACATCGAGAAGGGCTCGTTCGTCATCAGAGGCGATCGGACCTACTTCAGAGACGTCGCCGCCGAAGTCGCCGTCGGAATCCAGTGCGAAGGCGAGACCCGGGTGCTCGGCGGTCCGCCGGCGGCGATCGAGGACCGCGTCGCGACGTCGATCCGTGTGCAACCCGGCCGCTATGCTCAGAACGACGCCGCGAAGATGCTCTACCGGGAGTTCAAAGACCGGTTCACAGACCAATCGTTCCTCCGGAAAGTTGCCAGTCCGGACAAGATCCAGGAGTTCCTGCCGCCGGGTGGGAGCGAGATCGTCGACGAGTGA
- a CDS encoding DUF4013 domain-containing protein yields MIQQSLQYLRNDEEQWVRTVLIGGILSLLSVLIVPSFLVLGYLVRVVRGTMHENEQPPVFDEWGDLFVDGLKAFVVAFAYSLVPGIIAAVVIGGSVLSFVVGGGSESASLVGLGMAGLFVGGLLAFVLSLLAAYVIPAAVAAFAETDRLGAAFSVGELRPVLTSGTYATAWVYGIALILAASLIAGALNAVPVIGTVAGAFIAFYAAVAAYYLIGHAWGELRDVEVSERDDTVGESPAV; encoded by the coding sequence ATGATACAACAGTCACTGCAGTACCTCCGGAACGACGAAGAGCAATGGGTAAGGACCGTTCTCATCGGCGGCATTCTCAGCCTCTTGAGCGTCCTCATCGTCCCCTCGTTCCTCGTCCTCGGCTATCTCGTCCGGGTCGTCCGTGGAACGATGCACGAGAACGAACAACCGCCGGTCTTCGACGAGTGGGGCGACCTGTTCGTCGACGGTCTGAAGGCCTTCGTCGTGGCGTTCGCGTACAGCCTGGTGCCGGGAATCATCGCCGCCGTCGTCATCGGCGGTAGCGTCCTCTCGTTCGTCGTGGGCGGGGGGTCGGAATCCGCCAGTCTCGTGGGTCTCGGGATGGCCGGCCTCTTCGTCGGCGGGTTGCTCGCGTTCGTGCTGAGCCTGCTGGCCGCGTACGTCATACCGGCGGCCGTCGCCGCCTTCGCGGAGACCGACAGACTCGGCGCGGCCTTCTCCGTCGGCGAACTGCGTCCGGTACTGACCTCGGGAACCTACGCCACCGCGTGGGTCTACGGCATCGCGCTCATCCTCGCGGCCAGTCTGATCGCGGGCGCGCTGAACGCCGTCCCGGTCATCGGAACCGTCGCGGGCGCCTTCATCGCGTTCTACGCCGCGGTCGCGGCCTACTACCTCATCGGTCACGCGTGGGGCGAACTCCGCGACGTCGAGGTCAGCGAACGCGACGATACCGTCGGTGAGTCGCCGGCGGTCTGA
- a CDS encoding DUF4013 domain-containing protein, whose product MLSDALSYPLNGDSWLRTILVGGLLSLLTVFVIPVFFLQGYYVRILRGASTGGTDAPEFSDWGDLLVDGLKLFAVNLLVSLVVFVAMFAVAAIFGAGSLLSGAGPAADPGSGGGGIFAVFGAVGFLLFLAIVLAIGYVAPGMFANFAREDSIAAAFDVSTVVAGVTTSEYLVAWVLAVVVGLVLGTIASLLSIVVVGIFGLFYVQVVTYYLFGRGFADGLDEKRGGAAATTY is encoded by the coding sequence ATGCTGTCAGATGCCCTGTCCTACCCGCTGAACGGTGATAGCTGGCTCCGAACGATTCTCGTCGGCGGCCTCCTGAGTCTGCTCACGGTGTTCGTGATCCCGGTATTCTTCCTCCAGGGATACTACGTCCGGATCCTCCGAGGCGCGTCGACCGGGGGGACCGATGCACCCGAGTTCTCCGACTGGGGCGACCTGCTCGTCGACGGACTGAAACTGTTCGCGGTGAACCTGCTCGTCTCGCTCGTCGTCTTCGTGGCGATGTTCGCGGTCGCCGCCATCTTCGGGGCGGGATCGCTCCTCTCGGGGGCCGGGCCCGCGGCCGATCCCGGATCGGGTGGCGGGGGGATCTTCGCGGTCTTCGGCGCGGTCGGGTTCCTCCTGTTCCTCGCGATCGTGCTGGCGATCGGCTACGTGGCGCCCGGGATGTTCGCGAACTTCGCTCGAGAGGACTCCATCGCGGCGGCGTTCGACGTCTCGACGGTCGTCGCCGGCGTGACGACGAGCGAGTACCTGGTCGCGTGGGTACTCGCCGTCGTCGTCGGCCTCGTCCTCGGGACGATCGCGAGTCTCCTCAGCATCGTGGTCGTCGGCATCTTCGGCCTCTTCTACGTCCAGGTCGTCACGTACTACCTGTTCGGCCGCGGGTTCGCCGACGGCCTCGACGAGAAACGGGGCGGCGCGGCGGCGACGACGTACTGA
- a CDS encoding DUF3592 domain-containing protein, giving the protein MALNLSIGSDGPDSTRLALLMIVVGVAVAGYGGYDYTQQSEAVANAVEVDATVVETGVEESSSRRGGVEYHPTVEFRYRYDGANYTGTDVYPASTQSNFDTESAARSVLDGYGEGERVTAYVDPNAPAAGFLKAEESTAPMKVIGVGGLFALFGVVSVLRS; this is encoded by the coding sequence GTGGCCCTGAATCTCTCCATCGGCAGCGACGGACCCGACTCCACACGTCTCGCCCTCCTGATGATCGTCGTCGGCGTCGCCGTCGCCGGCTACGGTGGCTACGACTACACCCAACAGTCCGAGGCCGTCGCGAACGCGGTCGAGGTCGACGCGACGGTCGTCGAAACGGGTGTCGAGGAATCGTCCTCGCGTCGCGGCGGCGTCGAATACCACCCGACAGTCGAGTTCCGCTACCGATACGACGGCGCGAACTACACCGGAACCGACGTGTATCCGGCGTCGACGCAGTCGAACTTCGACACGGAAAGCGCGGCGCGCTCGGTCCTCGACGGGTACGGCGAGGGCGAACGCGTGACGGCCTACGTCGACCCGAACGCGCCCGCGGCGGGCTTCCTCAAGGCAGAGGAGTCGACCGCGCCGATGAAAGTGATCGGAGTGGGCGGACTGTTCGCACTCTTCGGCGTCGTGTCGGTGCTCAGATCCTGA